The following proteins are encoded in a genomic region of Enterocloster clostridioformis:
- the ltrA gene encoding group II intron reverse transcriptase/maturase has protein sequence MDTSSLMEQILSRDNLNAAYLQVVRNKGAAGVDGMTVEELGAYLSENGENIKEQLRTRKYKPKPVRRVEIPKPDGGTRNLGVPTAVDRFVQQAVAQVLTPIFEEQFHDHSYGFRPKRCAQQAVLKALEMMNDGHNWIVDIDLAKFFDTVDHDKLMTIFGRTIKDGDVISVVRKILVSGVMIDDEYEDTVVGTPQGGNISPLLANIMLNELDKELEARRLDFVRYADDLIIMVGSRQAAERVMKSVARFIEEKLGLKVNAEKSRVDKPKGIKYLGFGFYYDSFAKGYKARPHPKAAAKFKAQMKKYTSRSWGVGNGYKIGKLNRLIRGWINYFKIGSMKRLCAKMDGQIRYRLRMCIWKHWKTPKNREKNLIKLGLPPNAAHGISYAKGYARVCRSWNLHICISKERLAKFGLVSMEDYYAEKAVTC, from the coding sequence ATGGACACAAGCAGTCTCATGGAGCAGATATTAAGCAGGGATAATCTAAATGCGGCGTATCTGCAAGTCGTAAGGAATAAAGGAGCGGCAGGCGTGGACGGGATGACCGTTGAAGAACTTGGCGCATATCTTTCGGAAAACGGCGAAAACATTAAGGAACAGTTGCGGACGAGGAAGTATAAGCCGAAGCCAGTCCGCAGGGTGGAGATACCCAAACCCGATGGTGGTACAAGAAATCTTGGAGTGCCAACAGCAGTAGACCGCTTTGTACAGCAGGCGGTGGCACAGGTGCTTACCCCGATATTTGAGGAGCAGTTTCACGACCACAGCTATGGATTCAGACCCAAGCGGTGTGCACAGCAGGCAGTCCTTAAAGCATTGGAAATGATGAATGACGGACACAACTGGATAGTGGATATCGACCTAGCGAAATTCTTTGACACAGTAGACCATGACAAGCTGATGACGATTTTCGGACGGACAATAAAGGACGGAGATGTCATATCGGTGGTAAGAAAGATTCTGGTCAGCGGCGTAATGATTGATGATGAGTATGAAGATACGGTAGTCGGCACACCGCAGGGTGGAAATATCTCGCCGCTGTTAGCAAATATCATGTTAAATGAGCTGGACAAAGAACTGGAAGCAAGGAGGCTGGATTTCGTCCGGTATGCAGATGACCTTATTATAATGGTCGGGAGCAGACAGGCGGCAGAGCGGGTAATGAAGAGCGTGGCTCGGTTTATAGAGGAAAAGCTTGGACTGAAAGTGAACGCGGAAAAGAGCAGGGTTGATAAACCAAAGGGCATTAAGTATCTGGGGTTTGGATTTTACTATGACTCATTTGCCAAAGGGTACAAAGCCAGACCACACCCGAAAGCGGCAGCAAAGTTCAAGGCGCAGATGAAGAAATATACAAGCAGGAGCTGGGGAGTGGGCAATGGTTATAAAATTGGGAAACTCAACCGGCTTATCCGAGGGTGGATAAATTATTTCAAAATCGGAAGCATGAAAAGGCTGTGCGCAAAAATGGACGGACAGATTCGGTATCGACTGCGCATGTGCATATGGAAACACTGGAAAACGCCAAAGAACAGGGAAAAGAATCTTATCAAACTTGGTCTGCCGCCAAATGCGGCACATGGCATTTCATATGCCAAAGGATATGCCAGAGTGTGCAGAAGCTGGAATCTCCACATTTGTATCAGTAAAGAGAGACTAGCTAAGTTTGGTCTTGTATCCATGGAAGACTACTACGCCGAAAAGGCTGTTACATGTTAA
- the mobT gene encoding MobT family relaxase has product MKVGIRFFRQEGFSLNEETWVRDIREKRAAYGISQQKLALAAGITRPYLSDIETGKAHPSKALQEAITEALERFNPDAPLEMLFDYVRIRFPTTDVKHIVEDVLRLKLPYFIHEDYGFYSYTEHYYLGDIFVLVSPELEKGVLLELKGRGCRQFESYLLAQERSWYEFFMDVLMEDGVMKRLDLAINDKTGILNIPHLTEKCRNEECISVFRSFKSYRSGELVRREEKECMGNTLYIGSLQSEVYFCIYEKDYEQYKKHDIPIAYAEVKNRFEIRLKNERAFYAIRDLLEHDNPERTAFQIINRYVRFVDRDDTKPRSDWRISEEWAWFIGEHRGSLKLTTKPEPYSFERTLHWLSHQVAPTLKLALRLDKMNHTQIVHDIITHAKLTEKHEKILKQQAAAAKEVVL; this is encoded by the coding sequence CTGAAAGTTGGCATACGCTTTTTTAGACAGGAGGGATTTTCACTGAATGAAGAAACATGGGTACGGGACATCAGGGAGAAACGGGCAGCTTACGGTATCTCACAACAGAAACTTGCGTTAGCTGCCGGAATCACCCGTCCGTACCTGAGCGATATTGAAACGGGCAAGGCTCACCCATCCAAAGCATTACAGGAAGCCATCACGGAAGCTCTGGAACGCTTCAATCCAGACGCTCCCCTTGAAATGCTCTTTGACTATGTGCGGATTCGCTTCCCCACTACGGATGTGAAGCATATCGTGGAAGACGTACTGCGGCTAAAGCTGCCTTACTTTATCCATGAAGACTACGGATTCTACTCTTACACGGAGCATTACTATCTGGGTGATATTTTCGTTCTGGTATCGCCGGAACTGGAAAAAGGGGTGCTGCTGGAACTGAAAGGGCGTGGCTGCCGCCAGTTTGAAAGCTATCTGCTGGCACAGGAACGGAGCTGGTATGAATTTTTTATGGATGTTCTCATGGAGGACGGCGTAATGAAGCGACTTGACCTTGCTATCAATGATAAAACGGGAATCCTAAACATTCCCCATCTGACAGAGAAGTGCCGGAATGAGGAATGTATCTCGGTCTTCCGCAGCTTCAAAAGCTACCGCAGCGGCGAACTGGTACGGCGTGAGGAAAAAGAATGTATGGGGAACACCCTGTATATCGGCTCCCTCCAAAGTGAGGTGTACTTCTGCATTTACGAAAAGGACTATGAGCAATACAAAAAGCATGATATTCCCATTGCGTACGCAGAGGTAAAGAACCGCTTTGAAATCCGGCTGAAAAATGAGCGTGCCTTTTACGCCATCCGTGACCTGTTAGAACATGACAATCCAGAACGGACAGCCTTTCAAATCATCAACCGCTATGTCCGGTTCGTGGACAGGGACGATACGAAGCCCCGTTCTGACTGGCGTATCAGTGAGGAATGGGCGTGGTTTATAGGGGAACACAGGGGAAGCCTGAAACTGACAACCAAACCGGAACCCTATTCCTTTGAACGCACCCTGCACTGGCTCTCCCATCAGGTAGCTCCTACATTAAAGCTGGCTCTCCGTCTGGATAAGATGAACCACACCCAAATTGTCCATGACATCATCACCCATGCAAAGCTGACAGAGAAGCACGAAAAAATCCTGAAGCAGCAAGCCGCCGCTGCAAAGGAGGTGGTGCTTTAA
- a CDS encoding conjugal transfer protein — MKKIRSYTSIWSVEKVLYSINDFKLPFPITFTQMAWFVVSMFAVMLFGNFPPLSFIDGAFLKYFGVPFALTWFMCQKTFDGKKPYGFLKSVLAYLVRPKLTYAGKPVKLEKEYPAQPITAVRSDIYGISD; from the coding sequence ATGAAAAAAATACGAAGCTATACCAGTATCTGGTCGGTGGAAAAGGTACTCTATTCCATCAATGATTTTAAGCTGCCATTTCCTATCACGTTCACACAGATGGCGTGGTTCGTGGTGTCAATGTTTGCGGTTATGCTCTTTGGGAACTTCCCTCCTCTTTCGTTCATTGACGGGGCATTTTTGAAATACTTCGGCGTACCCTTTGCCCTCACTTGGTTCATGTGCCAGAAGACCTTTGACGGGAAAAAGCCTTACGGCTTCCTGAAATCCGTACTGGCATATCTGGTACGCCCGAAACTGACGTATGCAGGAAAGCCCGTGAAGCTGGAAAAGGAATATCCGGCACAGCCCATCACGGCAGTAAGGAGTGATATTTATGGCATATCCGATTAA
- a CDS encoding site-specific integrase, translated as MASIVKRGKSYSVVYYQGTGKKRQQVWESGLSYSTAKSRKTQIEHEQVTNTITTVDSKDMTVSEFLYEFIEKYGLKKWRASTYDGNNGLLENYVHPYLGDKKLRSIKTKTVDDYYHFLETEAEPATNMGRPMREHITAATIHDIHKVLRCAFNLAVRWEYISKNPFLNATLPEHHEKERVILEPEQILKVLEFTNRPEYYDYYLIHCAVLIAIGCTVRGGEIGGLQWDKINFEKQIILFDRAIDRVSKKNMDMPKMNILFKFPNLYPGTKTMIVLKQPKSDDTIRNVDVPQSVLNALLVLKEMQDKLKKELGPDGYMDYNLTICQANGRPIMTEHLNKRFKEILTEMNDPDMDPQEIVFHSLRHTSATTKLLMSGGDYNSVMQAGGWSNLEMLTRRYGKHSFASEREKLAGKMDDFLDGKGISEPQKNDKDEVNSAEQVLQQLMKSNPELLIEFARSFQNANKE; from the coding sequence ATGGCATCTATTGTAAAAAGAGGAAAATCATATTCTGTTGTTTATTATCAGGGAACCGGAAAAAAGCGTCAGCAGGTCTGGGAATCCGGACTCAGTTATTCCACGGCCAAAAGCAGGAAGACCCAGATTGAACATGAGCAGGTGACAAATACCATTACTACAGTAGACAGCAAGGATATGACAGTCAGTGAATTTCTTTATGAGTTCATTGAAAAATATGGCCTGAAAAAATGGAGGGCATCTACCTATGACGGAAACAACGGACTGCTGGAAAATTATGTGCACCCCTACCTGGGTGACAAAAAGCTCCGTTCCATCAAGACAAAAACGGTAGATGACTACTATCATTTTCTGGAAACTGAAGCAGAGCCGGCTACGAATATGGGGAGGCCCATGCGGGAACACATCACGGCAGCTACCATCCATGATATCCATAAGGTACTGCGGTGTGCTTTCAATCTTGCGGTGCGTTGGGAATATATCAGCAAAAATCCATTCCTTAATGCAACCCTTCCGGAACATCACGAAAAGGAAAGGGTAATTTTGGAGCCGGAGCAGATTTTAAAGGTTCTGGAATTTACCAACCGTCCCGAATATTATGATTATTACTTAATCCACTGTGCGGTTCTGATTGCCATTGGATGTACCGTGCGCGGTGGGGAAATCGGCGGCCTGCAGTGGGACAAGATTAATTTTGAAAAGCAGATCATTTTATTTGACAGGGCAATCGACAGGGTATCCAAGAAGAATATGGATATGCCAAAGATGAACATTCTTTTCAAGTTCCCGAATCTTTATCCGGGAACCAAGACCATGATTGTTTTGAAACAACCCAAGAGTGACGACACGATACGGAATGTGGATGTTCCCCAGAGTGTTCTGAATGCACTGCTTGTATTGAAGGAAATGCAGGACAAGCTGAAAAAGGAATTAGGACCGGATGGCTACATGGATTATAACCTTACCATCTGCCAGGCCAATGGTCGTCCCATTATGACAGAACACCTGAATAAACGGTTTAAGGAAATTCTGACTGAAATGAATGACCCTGATATGGATCCCCAGGAAATTGTATTCCACAGCCTGCGGCACACCAGCGCCACCACCAAACTTCTTATGTCCGGAGGTGATTACAATTCGGTTATGCAGGCCGGCGGATGGTCCAATCTGGAGATGCTGACCAGACGTTATGGGAAACATTCTTTTGCAAGTGAGCGTGAAAAGCTGGCCGGCAAGATGGATGATTTCCTTGACGGCAAAGGCATCAGTGAGCCACAGAAAAATGATAAAGATGAAGTAAATTCTGCAGAACAGGTATTGCAGCAGCTTATGAAATCCAATCCTGAACTGCTAATAGAATTTGCCAGGTCTTTCCAAAATGCTAATAAAGAGTAA
- a CDS encoding helix-turn-helix domain-containing protein, which yields MAADEKIMKTPASNEKRTYSVQEIADILQISRSMAYNLCSQSLFKTVRVGKYVRVSKPSFDEWLDSK from the coding sequence ATGGCAGCTGATGAAAAGATCATGAAAACGCCAGCCAGTAACGAGAAAAGGACTTATTCCGTCCAGGAGATTGCCGACATTCTGCAGATCAGCCGCAGTATGGCTTACAATCTCTGCTCCCAGTCTCTCTTTAAGACAGTCAGGGTAGGGAAGTATGTCAGGGTGTCAAAACCTTCCTTCGATGAATGGCTGGACAGCAAATAA
- a CDS encoding YdcP family protein → MRLANGIVIDKEATFGALKFSALRREVHLQNEDGSVSEEIKERTYDLKSRGQGRMIQVSIPASVPLKEFDYNAEVEIIHPVADTVATATFQGAEVDWYIKADDIVLKKGAAMNPQLPKKDAPPVK, encoded by the coding sequence ATGAGATTAGCAAACGGAATCGTGATTGACAAGGAAGCAACATTCGGGGCATTGAAATTTTCTGCCCTCCGCCGTGAGGTTCACCTCCAGAATGAAGATGGTTCGGTATCAGAAGAAATCAAGGAACGTACCTATGACTTAAAATCCAGAGGACAGGGGCGTATGATTCAGGTTTCCATCCCTGCCAGCGTGCCGTTAAAGGAATTTGATTACAACGCAGAGGTGGAAATCATCCATCCTGTGGCAGACACCGTGGCAACGGCTACCTTTCAAGGGGCAGAAGTGGACTGGTACATCAAGGCAGATGATATTGTCCTGAAAAAAGGGGCTGCCATGAATCCGCAGCTGCCGAAGAAAGACGCTCCCCCTGTAAAATAA
- a CDS encoding YdcP family protein — MELKFVIPNMEKTFGNLEFAGEDKTEQRRINGRMAVLSRSFNLYSDVQRADDIVVILPAEAGEKHFDFEERVKLVNPRITAEGYKIGTRGFTNYILHADDMVKA, encoded by the coding sequence ATGGAATTAAAATTCGTTATCCCCAACATGGAAAAGACATTCGGCAACTTGGAGTTTGCCGGAGAAGACAAAACAGAACAGCGTAGAATCAACGGACGCATGGCGGTACTCTCCCGTAGCTTCAACCTGTATTCAGACGTACAGAGGGCGGATGATATTGTGGTTATCCTCCCTGCCGAAGCCGGAGAGAAACATTTTGACTTTGAGGAACGTGTGAAGCTCGTCAATCCCCGTATCACCGCAGAGGGCTATAAAATCGGCACACGGGGCTTTACCAACTACATTTTGCACGCTGACGATATGGTAAAAGCGTAA
- a CDS encoding antirestriction protein ArdA gives MRIYIANLGKYNEGELVGAWFTPPVDFEEVKERIGLNDEYEEYAIHDYELPFEIDEYTPIEEINRLCEMVEDLPEYIQEELSELQSYFGSIEELCEHEDDIICHSGCDDMADVARYYLEESGQLGELPAHLQNYIDYEAYGRDMELDGTFIVTNHGVYEILR, from the coding sequence ATGCGGATTTACATTGCCAACTTAGGAAAATACAATGAGGGCGAATTAGTGGGGGCATGGTTCACGCCACCTGTGGACTTTGAGGAAGTCAAAGAGCGTATCGGTTTGAATGATGAATATGAGGAATACGCCATCCATGATTATGAGCTGCCATTTGAGATTGACGAATATACCCCCATTGAGGAAATCAACCGCCTGTGTGAAATGGTGGAGGACTTACCGGAATACATTCAGGAGGAACTATCAGAGCTGCAATCCTATTTTGGCAGTATCGAAGAACTCTGTGAGCATGAAGACGATATTATCTGCCATTCCGGCTGTGACGATATGGCGGACGTAGCACGCTACTATCTGGAAGAAAGCGGACAGCTTGGAGAACTTCCGGCACACTTACAAAACTATATCGACTATGAAGCCTATGGGCGTGACATGGAATTGGATGGAACTTTTATCGTCACGAACCACGGCGTATATGAAATCTTACGTTAG
- a CDS encoding FtsK/SpoIIIE domain-containing protein, translating to MKQLFLRGKRIRPTDKDLVFHTALAALFPVFLLVVLLFHIRQIAGTNWQEVSLSQIAQDVNIPYLLFSMDVAGLVCLAVILLFWRYRRDEVKQLIHRQKLARMVLENKWYESEQRKDDAFFKDLSSSRSKETITYFPKIYYRMKQGLLHIRVEITLGKYQEQLLNLEKKLESGLYCELTDKELKDSYVEYTLLYDTIASRISIEDVQAKDGRLRLMENVWWDYDKLPHMLIAGGTGGGKTYFILTLIEALLRTNAVLSVLDPKNADLADLQAVMPDVYYKKEDMLACIDRFYEEMMKRSEDMKLMDNYRTGENYAYLGLPANFLIFDEYVAFMEMLGTKENAAVLNKLKQIVMLGRQAGFFLILACQRPDAKYLGDGIRDQFNFRVALGRMSEMGYGMMFGETTKDFFLKQIKGRGYVDVGTSVISEFYTPLVPKGHDFLKEIKKLIDSRQGVQAACEAKAAETD from the coding sequence ATGAAGCAGCTTTTCCTCCGTGGAAAACGTATCCGTCCCACGGATAAAGACCTTGTGTTCCATACTGCCCTTGCCGCCCTGTTCCCTGTCTTCCTGCTGGTTGTCCTGCTGTTTCATATCCGGCAAATAGCCGGAACCAACTGGCAGGAAGTGTCCCTCTCACAGATAGCACAGGATGTAAATATCCCTTACCTGTTATTCAGCATGGACGTGGCAGGGCTGGTGTGTCTTGCAGTAATTCTTCTGTTCTGGCGATACCGCAGGGACGAAGTAAAGCAGCTCATCCACCGCCAAAAGCTGGCAAGGATGGTGTTAGAAAACAAGTGGTATGAATCCGAACAGAGAAAGGATGACGCTTTTTTCAAGGACTTATCTTCCAGCCGTTCCAAAGAAACCATCACTTACTTTCCCAAAATCTACTACCGGATGAAACAGGGCTTGCTCCATATCCGTGTGGAAATCACCTTGGGGAAATATCAGGAACAGCTCTTAAACTTGGAGAAAAAGCTGGAAAGCGGCTTGTACTGTGAGCTGACGGATAAGGAATTAAAGGATTCCTATGTGGAGTACACCCTGCTCTATGATACCATTGCCAGCCGTATCTCCATTGAGGACGTACAGGCAAAGGACGGCAGGCTCCGGCTCATGGAAAATGTCTGGTGGGACTATGACAAGCTCCCCCATATGCTCATTGCCGGAGGAACCGGCGGCGGAAAGACCTACTTCATCCTGACCCTTATTGAAGCCCTGCTCCGCACCAACGCCGTCCTGTCCGTGTTAGACCCAAAAAACGCCGACCTTGCGGACTTACAGGCAGTTATGCCGGATGTGTACTACAAAAAGGAAGATATGCTCGCCTGCATTGACCGTTTCTACGAAGAAATGATGAAACGCAGCGAAGACATGAAGCTCATGGACAATTACCGGACAGGGGAAAACTACGCTTACCTTGGGCTTCCGGCAAATTTCCTTATCTTTGATGAATATGTGGCATTTATGGAAATGCTCGGCACAAAGGAAAACGCTGCTGTCCTAAATAAGTTAAAACAAATCGTTATGCTTGGGCGGCAGGCTGGATTTTTCCTGATTCTCGCCTGCCAGCGTCCGGACGCAAAGTATCTGGGGGACGGAATCCGTGACCAGTTCAATTTCCGTGTGGCTCTGGGGCGGATGTCGGAAATGGGCTATGGGATGATGTTCGGGGAAACCACAAAGGATTTCTTCCTAAAGCAGATAAAAGGGCGTGGCTATGTGGATGTGGGAACCAGCGTTATCTCAGAGTTTTACACGCCCCTTGTGCCAAAAGGACACGATTTCCTCAAAGAAATAAAAAAGCTCATAGACAGCAGGCAGGGAGTGCAGGCGGCGTGCGAAGCGAAAGCCGCAGAAACGGACTGA
- a CDS encoding helix-turn-helix domain-containing protein: protein MRRKTIDTIPVLSDAMKNILSAFSKSRSLPSGLVKRASIVLLASQGELNQNIAPQVGLHYNNVATWRSRFLAALPALRRIEMDDPEKLEDEIRAVLSDKKRPGAPSVFTPDQIMRIIGLACSSPNDFGYEVSQWSLPLLVAEIKKQGIAEQISEKSVSRFLKMR from the coding sequence ATGCGAAGGAAAACAATTGATACTATCCCGGTTTTATCTGATGCCATGAAAAACATATTATCTGCTTTTTCAAAAAGCCGCTCCCTTCCGTCAGGACTGGTCAAAAGAGCCAGCATTGTCCTGCTTGCGTCACAGGGGGAACTCAACCAGAATATTGCACCACAGGTCGGGCTTCATTATAATAATGTTGCCACCTGGCGCAGTCGGTTCCTCGCGGCGCTCCCAGCCTTGCGGAGGATTGAAATGGACGACCCGGAAAAGCTTGAAGATGAGATACGGGCAGTCCTGTCCGATAAAAAACGCCCCGGTGCCCCGTCTGTTTTTACGCCGGACCAGATCATGCGGATCATCGGCCTTGCCTGCAGCAGCCCAAATGATTTTGGGTACGAAGTAAGCCAGTGGAGCCTCCCGCTGTTAGTGGCAGAAATTAAAAAGCAGGGGATCGCTGAACAGATTTCTGAGAAATCTGTCAGCCGTTTTTTAAAAATGAGGTAG